From the Polaribacter huanghezhanensis genome, the window CGTTTCATTGGCATTTAACAGAAGATCAAGGTTGGAGAATCGAAATTAAAAAATATCCAAAATTACAAGAAGTTGCTGCCTACAGAAATGAAACGTTGATTGGTCATTATTCTGATCAACCTCACAAATTTGACGGAAAAAGATACGGCGGATTTTACACGCAAGAACAAATAAAAGAGGTTGTAAAATATGCATCAGAAAGACAAGTAACCATCATTCCAGAAATAGAAATGCCCGGTCATGCACAAGCGGCAATTGCTGCATATCTAGAATTAGGTTGCACAGGAAAACCAATTGACGTTGCGACAAAATGGGGCGTTTTTGAAGATATTTATTGTCCGAAAGAAGCAACTTTTAAATTTTTAGAAGATGTAATTGATGAAGTGGTTGCATTGTTTCCTGGAAAATACATTCATATTGGTGGCGATGAAGCTCCGAAAACGAGATGGAAAAACTGTGCGCATTGTCAAGCTTTAATTAAAAAAGAAGGTTTAAAAGACGAACACGGTTTGCAAAGTTATTTCATCACAAGAATGGAAAAATACATCAACTCTAAAGGAAAACAAATTATTGGTTGGGACGAAATTTTAGAAGGCGGATTGGCACCAAATGCAACCGTAATGTCTTGGCGAGGAATGAAAGGTGCAGTTACTGCTGCACAACAACATCATGATGTAATTTTAACGCCGGGTGCTTATTGTTATTTTGATCATTATCAATCTACAAAAGAAGACGAACCTTTGGCGATTGGTGGATTTTTACCTTTAGAAAAAGTGTACAGTTTTAATCCGATTCCGAAAGAATTGACCAAAAAAGAAGCAAAATATGTGTTGGGAGCGCAAGGAAATGTGTGGACAGAATACATGAAAGATTCAAAACAAGTAGAATACATGGCTTTCCCAAGAATGGTTGCGTTGAGCGAAGTGGTTTGGTCTGAAAACAAAAATAAAAACTTTGAAAATTTTAAAAATCGTTTAGAGTTTTATCAGCAGAGATTAGATGCTAGAGATGTAAATTATGCCAATCATTTGTATGAAGTTAAGGGGAAATCAGAAATAAAAGAGGGCGTTTTGTTCATGGATTTAAAAACTTCTTCGAATACAAAATCGATTCGGTATACTTTAGACGGCACAGCACCGAACATCAATTCTGCTGTTTATAAAAACTCATTACTCGTTGATAAAAGTGTTACTATTCATGCTGCATCATTTGACTCCAAAAAACAAGTTAGTGGTGTTTTTAAAGAAAGCATAAAAATGCACAAAGCGGTTGGAAAAAAAATAACTTTTGATGTTGCTCCGAGTGAAAAATACAATGCTGGCGGAAATGCTGCATTGATCAACGGAATTAGTGGAAGCGACAAGCGTTATGGAGATAATGAATGGTTAGGTTTTGACGGAAAGGATGTAGAAATTACAATTGATTTAGGAAAAGAAATGGATGTAAATTCAATTGCTACACGTTT encodes:
- a CDS encoding family 20 glycosylhydrolase gives rise to the protein MWNFKRIKFFFICSCIVLFFNSCTDEKQLAVIPAIIPVPSSQQINDGIFEMSNSTGIFSDDEFKQVADFLKSYIEYGSDIKLKSEASKNVISFKKDTSITNEEGYHLKIASNEITIAASSAKGAFYAIQTLRQLLPASFENGAYKESTVSIQNLEITDAPQFKYRGMHLDVGRHFFPVDFIKKYIDLMSMLKMNTFHWHLTEDQGWRIEIKKYPKLQEVAAYRNETLIGHYSDQPHKFDGKRYGGFYTQEQIKEVVKYASERQVTIIPEIEMPGHAQAAIAAYLELGCTGKPIDVATKWGVFEDIYCPKEATFKFLEDVIDEVVALFPGKYIHIGGDEAPKTRWKNCAHCQALIKKEGLKDEHGLQSYFITRMEKYINSKGKQIIGWDEILEGGLAPNATVMSWRGMKGAVTAAQQHHDVILTPGAYCYFDHYQSTKEDEPLAIGGFLPLEKVYSFNPIPKELTKKEAKYVLGAQGNVWTEYMKDSKQVEYMAFPRMVALSEVVWSENKNKNFENFKNRLEFYQQRLDARDVNYANHLYEVKGKSEIKEGVLFMDLKTSSNTKSIRYTLDGTAPNINSAVYKNSLLVDKSVTIHAASFDSKKQVSGVFKESIKMHKAVGKKITFDVAPSEKYNAGGNAALINGISGSDKRYGDNEWLGFDGKDVEITIDLGKEMDVNSIATRFNNQTGSWIYAPSQVIVSFPGNDEFIPIELEQSKEKIVDLKLETKIVTRYIKLKLINYGVIPDGKQGAGHKSWLFIDEIIVE